One part of the Gossypium raimondii isolate GPD5lz chromosome 1, ASM2569854v1, whole genome shotgun sequence genome encodes these proteins:
- the LOC105780964 gene encoding uncharacterized protein LOC105780964 isoform X2, whose product MEFRPRNYVAEEQSHSLPRSRADIHPFSSSSPQSILRQVDDNEENRNNEEFFDPLRAPDSKASVEPVDGHDFESSSNGNDDSFPVQTKEWTSFKRFLMQRFPVSKMISVSSMSNTIVRSGKAHEKSSSSTHLEELDDPQKFSETDTKVITQQEYVSRLHELKDEINRAWHSEDRVKSLKLSIKVARLLMDTSVSNFYPTLFVLVTDVLNMLGDMVWERIRQKAEFADDGARLCSLRENFRASDVPIDAKETCYNWFCKVGSIRELLPRIYLELAIFPCWRFLIEQPAESLQRLVMMTRGIGDPLASAYCRLYIAHHAQKLPSHDTGYLITCLNDITLIFTRISSTKESAHGCFADSKRSLISLMEPSVEFIMKCILNDASQRRAGKVLVELGLGRSQEELFGGSLCVSIVLHHLLKELPIDIVSFHAVDILHLIKCSNDNSYDQCLNYRLVGLRLSEQISQIGSVEAVVNEVIQVVSEYGLDEYLKVVDAYLDIVLQNQMDGHLKTILEGISKLASDKVLAEDELASLQSILVKLLSHFKDLEHVFSLNHFLQILDMMHGNSRGIVNMHILDMATRNGYVHDPTTIQLLFEISQALNSDTDLVNMKNDDNQQQARLISRFVRMVDHGVEYERHLAFLMECRGALGSIIELKEILVHSSNCLATKALKDGKKHTAFVKTCIAFSEITIPSIPGHIKQLNLYLGTAEVALLGGLVSHSDGLIDSAINCLQSSDWMEGSRTLDSDGMLSSIRKLCSLLVMVPGNPEVGILHIPKSILLIIHSRSWSPRLKARILFAIISLSATLSQERLPYHADHPEIMGNDLLFFGDSSYVRELLSLTESVLQNLVDVIEQEPSRAARGSLSLEACNCIASSFKINEHVLSVCSKLIETAKLCLNAKDKYLTSTISFLYKNLSAATVSSSIAI is encoded by the exons ATGGAGTTCAGACCTCGAAACTACGTCGCAGAAGAGCAGTCCCACTCGCTTCCTCGATCACGCGCCGATATCCACCCTTTCTCTTCCTCCTCTCCTCAGTCTATCCTCCGCCAG GTTGATGATAACGAGGAAAATAGAAACAACGAGGAGTTCTTTGATCCGCTTAGAGCACCTGATTCTAAGGCATCGGTTGAACCTGTCGACGGACACGATTTTGAGAGTAGTTCTAATGGAAACGACGATTCTTTCCCAGTTCAAACAAAGGAGTGGACCTCTTTTAAGAGATTCTTAATGCAGAGATTTCCTGTTTCCAAAATGATTTCAGTTTCTTCT ATGTCCAATACAATAGTGAGAAGTGGAAAAG CACATGAGAAATCTTCAAGTAGCACACATCTGGAAGAACTGGATGATCCACAAAAATTTTCAGAGACGGATACCAAGGTTATCACTCAGCAGGAATATGTATCACGATTACATGAACTGAAAGATGAAATAAATCGTGCTTGGCACAGTGAAGATCGTGTAAAATCTTTGAAGTTATCTATAAAG GTTGCAAGGCTTCTAATGGATACATcagtttcaaatttttatccAACATTGTTTGTCCTAGTTACGGATGTACTGAACATGCTTGGGGACATGGTATGGGAACGCATTAGGCAGAAAGCTGAATTTGCTGACGATGGAGCCAGACTTTGCTCCTTGAGAG AGAATTTTAGAGCAAGTGATGTTCCTATTGATGCCAAGGAAACTTGCTATAACTGGTTTTGCAAGGTTGGCTCCATTCGAGAACTTCTTCCACGAAT TTATTTGGAGCTGGCTATCTTCCCTTGTTGGCGTTTTCTGATTGAACAACCAGCAGAGTCTCTTCAGCGCCTCGTCATGATGACTAGAGGGATAGGAGATCCGTTAGCATCTGCCTATTGTCGCCTGTATATTGCCCATCATGCACAGAAGTTGCCCTCACATGATACAG GATATCTAATTACATGTCTTAATGACATCACACTCATATTTACACGGATATCATCAACAAAGGAATCTGCACATGGATGTTTCGCTGACAGTAAGAGGTCACTTATCAGTCTGATGGAACCATCTGTTGAGTTTATTATGAAATGCATATTAAATGATGCATCTCAG AGGCGGGCAGGGAAAGTACTTGTTGAGCTTGGACTAGGGAGAAGTCAGGAGGAATTATTTGGTGGTTCCCTATGTGTCTCAATTGTACTTCATCATTTACTGAAGGAACTTCCTATTGACATTGTTAGCTTTCATGCTGTGGATATCCTTCATCTTATTAAGTGCAGCAATGATAACTCCTATGATCAG TGTTTGAATTATAGGTTGGTTGGACTCAGGCTGTCTGAACAGATATCTCAAATTGGCAGTGTTGAGGCTGTTGTCAATGAAGTTATTCAG GTGGTTTCTGAATATGGGCTTGATGAGTACCTGAAGGTTGTAGATGCTTATCTTGATATTGTTCTTCAAAATCAGATG GATGGCCATCTAAAGACTATTCTGGAAGGGATCTCAAAGTTGGCATCTGATAAAGTGTTAGCTGAAGATGAACTAGCAAGTTTGCAATCCATCTTGGTGAAGCTTCTTTCTCATTTTAAGGACTTGGAACATGTGTTTTCTTTG AATCATTTTCTTCAGATCTTAGATATGATGCATGGGAACTCTCGGGGCATTGTCAATATGCATATACTTGATATGGCTACAAG GAATGGTTATGTACATGATCCAACAACCATACAGTTACTCTTTGAAATATCACAGGCTTTAAATAGTGATACTGATCTTGTAAACATGAAAAATGATGATAACCAACAGCAAGCACGGCTGATTTCTCGTTTTGTCCGAATG GTAGATCATGGAGTAGAGTATGAACGACATTTAGCATTTCTTATGGAATGTCGTGGGGCCCTTGGTAGCATTATTGAACTCAAG GAAATTCTTGTTCATTCTAGTAATTGTTTAGCTACAAAAGCTCTAAAAGATGGGAAAAAGCATACTGCTTTTGTAAAGACTTGCATAGCATTTAGTGAAATCACAATTCCTTCTATTCCGGGTCACATTAAGCAATTAAATCTTTATCTTGGAACTGCTGAG GTTGCACTGTTAGGTGGTTTAGTTTCTCATTCTGATGGACTGATAGATTCAGCAATCAACTGTTTACAGAGTTCTGATTGGATGGAAG GCTCTCGAACACTTGATTCTGATGGGATGCTTTCCTCCATTCGAAAATTATGCAGCCTCTTGGTTATGGTTCCAG GTAATCCTGAAGTAGGAATTTTGCATATTCCAAAGAGTATATTATTGATCATTCATTCCCGGTCATG GTCTCCAAGACTGAAGGCAAGAATATTATTCGCAATAATTTCTTTATCAGCTACACTTTCTCAAGAAAGGCTCCCATACCATGCAGATCATCCAGAG ATTATGGGCaatgatttgttattttttggtgATTCATCTTATGTGCGTGAACTTCTCTCATTGACGGAATCTGTTCTTCAAAACCTTGTTGACGTTATTGAGCAAGAGCCTTCCCGG GCTGCCCGTGGAAGCTTGTCACTTGAAGCTTGTAACTGCATAGCATCATCTTTCAAG ATAAACGAACATGTATTATCTGTCTGCTCGAAACTGATTGAAACTGCCAAATTGTGTTTGAATGCGAAGGACAAGTATCTCACTTCCACCATTAGTTTTCTGTACAAGAACTTGTCTGCTGCAACTGTCTCATCGTCTATTGCTATCTGA
- the LOC105780964 gene encoding uncharacterized protein LOC105780964 isoform X1 translates to MEFRPRNYVAEEQSHSLPRSRADIHPFSSSSPQSILRQVDDNEENRNNEEFFDPLRAPDSKASVEPVDGHDFESSSNGNDDSFPVQTKEWTSFKRFLMQRFPVSKMISVSSMSNTIVRSGKAHEKSSSSTHLEELDDPQKFSETDTKVITQQEYVSRLHELKDEINRAWHSEDRVKSLKLSIKVARLLMDTSVSNFYPTLFVLVTDVLNMLGDMVWERIRQKAEFADDGARLCSLRAENFRASDVPIDAKETCYNWFCKVGSIRELLPRIYLELAIFPCWRFLIEQPAESLQRLVMMTRGIGDPLASAYCRLYIAHHAQKLPSHDTGYLITCLNDITLIFTRISSTKESAHGCFADSKRSLISLMEPSVEFIMKCILNDASQRRAGKVLVELGLGRSQEELFGGSLCVSIVLHHLLKELPIDIVSFHAVDILHLIKCSNDNSYDQCLNYRLVGLRLSEQISQIGSVEAVVNEVIQVVSEYGLDEYLKVVDAYLDIVLQNQMDGHLKTILEGISKLASDKVLAEDELASLQSILVKLLSHFKDLEHVFSLNHFLQILDMMHGNSRGIVNMHILDMATRNGYVHDPTTIQLLFEISQALNSDTDLVNMKNDDNQQQARLISRFVRMVDHGVEYERHLAFLMECRGALGSIIELKEILVHSSNCLATKALKDGKKHTAFVKTCIAFSEITIPSIPGHIKQLNLYLGTAEVALLGGLVSHSDGLIDSAINCLQSSDWMEGSRTLDSDGMLSSIRKLCSLLVMVPGNPEVGILHIPKSILLIIHSRSWSPRLKARILFAIISLSATLSQERLPYHADHPEIMGNDLLFFGDSSYVRELLSLTESVLQNLVDVIEQEPSRAARGSLSLEACNCIASSFKINEHVLSVCSKLIETAKLCLNAKDKYLTSTISFLYKNLSAATVSSSIAI, encoded by the exons ATGGAGTTCAGACCTCGAAACTACGTCGCAGAAGAGCAGTCCCACTCGCTTCCTCGATCACGCGCCGATATCCACCCTTTCTCTTCCTCCTCTCCTCAGTCTATCCTCCGCCAG GTTGATGATAACGAGGAAAATAGAAACAACGAGGAGTTCTTTGATCCGCTTAGAGCACCTGATTCTAAGGCATCGGTTGAACCTGTCGACGGACACGATTTTGAGAGTAGTTCTAATGGAAACGACGATTCTTTCCCAGTTCAAACAAAGGAGTGGACCTCTTTTAAGAGATTCTTAATGCAGAGATTTCCTGTTTCCAAAATGATTTCAGTTTCTTCT ATGTCCAATACAATAGTGAGAAGTGGAAAAG CACATGAGAAATCTTCAAGTAGCACACATCTGGAAGAACTGGATGATCCACAAAAATTTTCAGAGACGGATACCAAGGTTATCACTCAGCAGGAATATGTATCACGATTACATGAACTGAAAGATGAAATAAATCGTGCTTGGCACAGTGAAGATCGTGTAAAATCTTTGAAGTTATCTATAAAG GTTGCAAGGCTTCTAATGGATACATcagtttcaaatttttatccAACATTGTTTGTCCTAGTTACGGATGTACTGAACATGCTTGGGGACATGGTATGGGAACGCATTAGGCAGAAAGCTGAATTTGCTGACGATGGAGCCAGACTTTGCTCCTTGAGAG CAGAGAATTTTAGAGCAAGTGATGTTCCTATTGATGCCAAGGAAACTTGCTATAACTGGTTTTGCAAGGTTGGCTCCATTCGAGAACTTCTTCCACGAAT TTATTTGGAGCTGGCTATCTTCCCTTGTTGGCGTTTTCTGATTGAACAACCAGCAGAGTCTCTTCAGCGCCTCGTCATGATGACTAGAGGGATAGGAGATCCGTTAGCATCTGCCTATTGTCGCCTGTATATTGCCCATCATGCACAGAAGTTGCCCTCACATGATACAG GATATCTAATTACATGTCTTAATGACATCACACTCATATTTACACGGATATCATCAACAAAGGAATCTGCACATGGATGTTTCGCTGACAGTAAGAGGTCACTTATCAGTCTGATGGAACCATCTGTTGAGTTTATTATGAAATGCATATTAAATGATGCATCTCAG AGGCGGGCAGGGAAAGTACTTGTTGAGCTTGGACTAGGGAGAAGTCAGGAGGAATTATTTGGTGGTTCCCTATGTGTCTCAATTGTACTTCATCATTTACTGAAGGAACTTCCTATTGACATTGTTAGCTTTCATGCTGTGGATATCCTTCATCTTATTAAGTGCAGCAATGATAACTCCTATGATCAG TGTTTGAATTATAGGTTGGTTGGACTCAGGCTGTCTGAACAGATATCTCAAATTGGCAGTGTTGAGGCTGTTGTCAATGAAGTTATTCAG GTGGTTTCTGAATATGGGCTTGATGAGTACCTGAAGGTTGTAGATGCTTATCTTGATATTGTTCTTCAAAATCAGATG GATGGCCATCTAAAGACTATTCTGGAAGGGATCTCAAAGTTGGCATCTGATAAAGTGTTAGCTGAAGATGAACTAGCAAGTTTGCAATCCATCTTGGTGAAGCTTCTTTCTCATTTTAAGGACTTGGAACATGTGTTTTCTTTG AATCATTTTCTTCAGATCTTAGATATGATGCATGGGAACTCTCGGGGCATTGTCAATATGCATATACTTGATATGGCTACAAG GAATGGTTATGTACATGATCCAACAACCATACAGTTACTCTTTGAAATATCACAGGCTTTAAATAGTGATACTGATCTTGTAAACATGAAAAATGATGATAACCAACAGCAAGCACGGCTGATTTCTCGTTTTGTCCGAATG GTAGATCATGGAGTAGAGTATGAACGACATTTAGCATTTCTTATGGAATGTCGTGGGGCCCTTGGTAGCATTATTGAACTCAAG GAAATTCTTGTTCATTCTAGTAATTGTTTAGCTACAAAAGCTCTAAAAGATGGGAAAAAGCATACTGCTTTTGTAAAGACTTGCATAGCATTTAGTGAAATCACAATTCCTTCTATTCCGGGTCACATTAAGCAATTAAATCTTTATCTTGGAACTGCTGAG GTTGCACTGTTAGGTGGTTTAGTTTCTCATTCTGATGGACTGATAGATTCAGCAATCAACTGTTTACAGAGTTCTGATTGGATGGAAG GCTCTCGAACACTTGATTCTGATGGGATGCTTTCCTCCATTCGAAAATTATGCAGCCTCTTGGTTATGGTTCCAG GTAATCCTGAAGTAGGAATTTTGCATATTCCAAAGAGTATATTATTGATCATTCATTCCCGGTCATG GTCTCCAAGACTGAAGGCAAGAATATTATTCGCAATAATTTCTTTATCAGCTACACTTTCTCAAGAAAGGCTCCCATACCATGCAGATCATCCAGAG ATTATGGGCaatgatttgttattttttggtgATTCATCTTATGTGCGTGAACTTCTCTCATTGACGGAATCTGTTCTTCAAAACCTTGTTGACGTTATTGAGCAAGAGCCTTCCCGG GCTGCCCGTGGAAGCTTGTCACTTGAAGCTTGTAACTGCATAGCATCATCTTTCAAG ATAAACGAACATGTATTATCTGTCTGCTCGAAACTGATTGAAACTGCCAAATTGTGTTTGAATGCGAAGGACAAGTATCTCACTTCCACCATTAGTTTTCTGTACAAGAACTTGTCTGCTGCAACTGTCTCATCGTCTATTGCTATCTGA